The Nitrospirota bacterium genome contains a region encoding:
- a CDS encoding c-type cytochrome, protein MVELLTEAFSIGWPAFALLVGLMIYFKVAIKDPEANRRAVFKTFIGILAAIMLFIAIANYKMNFFGESRLLPVSLAMITALSFMMGLYFANISALLKIGGFMFLVAAALSGYGNWLPQVEGGFPPKEEKLDFSAMTPQQLADEGEKIIFGGIGQNKVQGAIGKGQCPLCHAFHAGMLGERAPNLLGIPDRAGKERLEDPRYHKGKPQERDTVEKESFPGAGTAENAIEYIAESHSCPSCYVVAGYGVKGSNDKESPMPKIHKPPISLSLPELAAVDTWLFVREGKEPPTYEEIIKAYEKFIPEADRPKQQTEDEKAKGGGGALLADGSEPVDQIFAKAQCVACHTIPGIPGAVGTIGPKLVEGTNAPQRIKDPAYKGTAKTTPEYIMESVISPSAYVVKGFPDNTMPKVFGQRLSAGALKKIVDYLSQLQEGKEPPKIS, encoded by the coding sequence GTGGTTGAGCTGCTTACGGAAGCGTTCTCGATAGGTTGGCCGGCCTTTGCGTTGTTGGTCGGCTTAATGATCTATTTCAAGGTTGCGATCAAGGATCCCGAGGCTAACCGGCGAGCGGTCTTTAAGACGTTTATCGGCATTCTCGCAGCCATCATGCTTTTCATTGCAATCGCTAACTACAAAATGAACTTCTTCGGCGAGTCGCGGCTGTTACCCGTTTCTCTCGCGATGATCACCGCTCTCAGCTTCATGATGGGGCTGTATTTTGCCAACATCAGTGCCCTTCTGAAAATCGGAGGGTTCATGTTTTTGGTGGCGGCCGCTCTTTCCGGGTATGGCAATTGGTTGCCCCAAGTGGAAGGCGGATTTCCTCCGAAGGAAGAGAAGCTTGATTTCAGCGCCATGACTCCTCAGCAACTAGCTGATGAAGGCGAGAAGATCATCTTTGGGGGGATTGGACAAAATAAGGTGCAAGGAGCAATAGGTAAAGGTCAGTGTCCCCTGTGTCATGCATTTCACGCAGGCATGTTGGGAGAGCGCGCGCCGAATTTGCTGGGGATACCTGATCGAGCTGGGAAGGAGCGGCTGGAGGATCCGCGGTATCACAAGGGCAAGCCGCAAGAGCGGGATACCGTTGAAAAGGAATCGTTTCCCGGGGCCGGTACGGCGGAAAATGCCATTGAGTATATCGCGGAATCCCATTCGTGCCCGAGCTGTTACGTGGTCGCCGGTTATGGAGTAAAAGGCTCAAACGATAAAGAAAGCCCGATGCCAAAAATTCACAAGCCACCGATCTCTCTGAGCCTCCCTGAGCTGGCGGCTGTTGACACCTGGTTGTTCGTTCGAGAGGGCAAAGAGCCTCCAACCTACGAGGAAATCATCAAGGCGTATGAAAAGTTCATTCCTGAGGCTGACCGTCCCAAGCAGCAAACAGAGGACGAGAAAGCCAAAGGCGGTGGCGGAGCTTTGTTGGCCGACGGCTCCGAGCCTGTGGACCAGATTTTTGCCAAGGCGCAGTGCGTGGCCTGCCACACAATTCCTGGTATTCCAGGGGCAGTTGGGACCATAGGCCCAAAGTTGGTTGAGGGGACGAACGCTCCGCAACGCATTAAGGATCCTGCCTACAAAGGCACAGCCAAGACGACCCCGGAATACATCATGGAATCGGTGATTTCGCCGAGCGCCTACGTGGTCAAAGGATTCCCCGACAACACGATGCCGAAGGTGTTCGGACAAAGGTTGAGTGCAGGGGCTCTGAAGAAAATCGTGGATTACCTCTCGCAACTTCAAGAGGGGAAGGAGCCTCCCAAAATTTCATAA